In Callospermophilus lateralis isolate mCalLat2 chromosome 4, mCalLat2.hap1, whole genome shotgun sequence, one genomic interval encodes:
- the Galr3 gene encoding galanin receptor type 3, which yields MADAQNISLESPGSVGAVAVPVVFALIFLLGTVGNGLVLAVLLQPGPSAWQEPGSTTDLFILNLAVADLCFILCCVPFQAAIYTLEAWLFGALVCKAVHLLIYLTMYASSFTLAAVSVDRYLAVRHPLRSRALRTPRNARAAVGLVWLLAALFSAPYLSYYGTVRYGALELCVPAWEDARRRALDVATFAAGYLLPVAVVSLAYGRTLRFLWAAVGPAGAAAAEARRRATGRAGRAMLAVAALYALCWGPHHALILCFWYGRFAFSPATYACRLASHCLAYANSCLNPLVYALASRHFRARFRRLWPCGRRRRHRARCPASARRALRRVRPASSGPAVCPGGSGPRGRLPAGGGWSREPARLGEAGGALCARGPE from the exons ATGGCTGATGCCCAGAACATTTCGCTGGAGAGCCCTGGAAGCGTGGGGGCTGTGGCAGTGCCTGTGGTCTTTGCCCTTATCttcctgctgggcacagtgggcaATGGACTGGTGCTGGCGGTGCTGCTGCAGCCAGGCCCAAGCGCCTGGCAGGAGCCAGGCAGCACCACAGATCTGTTCATCCTCAACCTGGCCGTGGCTGACCTCTGCTTCATCCTGTGCTGCGTGCCCTTCCAGGCCGCCATCTACACGCTGGAGGCCTGGCTTTTCGGGGCGCTCGTCTGTAAGGCCGTGCACCTGCTCATCTACCTCACCATGTATGCCAGCAGCTTTACCTTAGCTGCCGTCTCAGTGGACAG GTACCTGGCCGTGCGGCACCCGCTGCGCTCTCGGGCCTTGCGCACCCCGCGCAACGCGCGCGCCGCCGTGGGCCTGGTGTGGCTGCTGGCGGCGCTCTTCTCGGCGCCCTACCTCAGCTACTACGGCACGGTGCGCTACGGCGCGCTCGAGCTCTGCGTGCCCGCCTGGGAGGATGCGCGCCGCCGCGCCCTGGACGTGGCCACCTTCGCCGCGGGCTACCTGCTGCCGGTGGCCGTGGTGAGCCTGGCCTACGGGCGCACGCTGCGCTTTCTGTGGGCCGCCGTGGGCCCCGCGGGCGCGGCGGCAGCAGAGGCGCGGCGACGGGCCACGGGCCGCGCGGGGCGCGCCATGCTGGCGGTGGCCGCGCTGTACGCCCTCTGCTGGGGCCCGCACCACGCGCTCATCCTCTGCTTCTGGTACGGCCGCTTCGCCTTCAGCCCCGCCACCTACGCCTGCCGCCTGGCCTCGCACTGCCTCGCCTACGCCAACTCCTGCCTCAACCCACTCGTCTACGCGCTCGCCTCGCGCCACTTCCGCGCGCGCTTCCGCCGCCTGTGGCCCtgcggccgccgccgccgccaccgcgCCCGCTGCCCTGCGAGCGCCCGCCGCGCCCTCCGGCGCGTCCGCCCGGCGTCTTCGGGCCCCGCCGTCTGCCCCGGGGGCTCTGGGCCTCGCGGGAGGCTGCCGGCCGGGGGCGGCTGGAGCCGGGAGCCCGCCCGCCTTGGAGAGGCCGGGGGAGCCCTGTGTGCCCGAGGACCCGAATAA